One stretch of Podospora pseudoanserina strain CBS 124.78 chromosome 4, whole genome shotgun sequence DNA includes these proteins:
- the FMN1 gene encoding riboflavin kinase (COG:H; EggNog:ENOG503P3XM; BUSCO:EOG092659OC) has translation MSKEEIPTGTTAASGLRPLLIGPSSGPEHPYPYRMSGPVISGFGRGSKELGIPTANLPVDNSLTPWISSIPSGVYFGWASLLLPPSHPNYSPASNTSWSMFPMVMSIGYNPFYKNDTRSAEVHVLHEFQADFYGTDMRLLIMGYIRDEKDYKGLDDLVEDITFDCRVARQSLSRPGWRVKELGDGGQFEGGWLVEQEEEKASL, from the coding sequence ATGTCCAAAGAAGAGATACCaaccggcaccaccgccgcttCGGgcctccgccccctcctcatcggccCCAGCTCCGGCCCCGAACATCCATATCCGTACCGCATGTCCGGCCCCGTGATCTCCGGCTTCGGCCGCGGCTCCAAAGAACTCGGGATtcccaccgccaacctccctgTCGAtaactccctcaccccctggatctcctccatcccatcgGGCGTTTACTTTGGTTGGGCGTCTCTTCTCTTACCCCCCAGCCACCCGAACTACAGCCCAgcctccaacaccagctGGAGCATGTTTCCCATGGTCATGTCCATAGGCTACAACCCCTTCTACAAAAACGACACCCGCTCCGCGGAAGTCCACGTGTTGCATGAGTTCCAGGCAGACTTCTACGGCACAGACATgcgcctcctcatcatggGCTACATCCGCGACGAAAAGGACTACAAGGGGCTCGACGACCTGGTCGAGGACATCACCTTTGACTGTCGGGTCGCTCGACAGTCCCTCTCGAGACCAGGGTGGAGGGTCAAAGAATTAGGGGATGGGGGCCAGTTTGAGGGCGGTTGGCTGGttgagcaagaagaagagaaggcgAGTTTATAA
- the ERT1 gene encoding Transcriptional regulator of nonfermentable carbon utilization (EggNog:ENOG503NWT9; COG:K) encodes MPEDGGPFGSEAAEASGAMSETENEYDDHEPHHKDEDDRMSEQNTTPDGVDAGGEVKKKYDPKDPLRPRRKKARRACYACQRAHLTCGDERPCQRCIKRGLQDSCQDGVRKKAKYLHDAPPEALRPVLGPNYNPNAPSSRHGGQRHHSVSTDASTVRTFFSHSNASQYPVYSSTQSIPHGLAESLPFNSQQSPVSPTFQQTSSNPPISGMVAPPVSSPMTPFGLPFDPSDPNIFNFNIDGLNFGSHYGAMEFGMLGHMSSSAADTPPQESGMGQQPGDVHFGAGLFGSHFDNRMLPEFLGLDAGANGIYSQGNLQHGLPHAYAIPAGPTSLQSPSTENNSPQPTTFGFDDRPSPTMSQYPNAPGAKSSSNSRPSKLRKLDKVAILQKRQRDPSYIYDTVKKSFDYVGSFHKLFEVLSSRFSQPHAARIAKSLAAIRPALLASTRNLTTQDLIFMEQCFQRTLFEYEDFMTQSSSPTLACRRTGEIAGVNKEFTALTGWTKDVLLGKEPNRNTNLGGTGVRTTPRLKSLNETSAENGGAVSGPRPVFLAELMDHESAVEFYEDYSQLAFGDSRGRMTRKCRLLKYRTDKPAVGGGGGAGEEERKPDPSAAPLQQEKDSRHSILSNRVAKIDGEHGISKLERDGKLECSYTWTIKRDMFDMPMLFVINFLPCYYRNHNQLAV; translated from the exons ATGCCGGAAGACGGTGGGCCTTTCGGATCAGAGGCAGCAGAAGCCTCGGGTGCCATGTCTGAGACCGAGAACGAGTACGACGACCACGAACCGCATCAtaaagacgaagacgacagGATGTCTGAACAAAACACGACTCCAGATGGCGTCGACGCCGGCGGtgaggtcaagaagaagtaTGATCCAAAAGACCCATTACGTCCTCGGCGGAAAAAGGCCAGGAGAGCCTGCTATGCCTGCCAGAGAGCCCATCTCACATGTG GTGATGAAAGACCATGTCAACGCTGTATAAAGCGCGGATTGCAAGATAGCTGTCAAGATGGGGTCAGGAAAAAGGCTAAATACCTCCACGACGCACCACCAGAAGCCTTGAGGCCAGTTTTGGGCCCCAactacaaccccaacgcGCCAAGTTCACGACACGGCGGCCAGAGGCACCACAGCGTCTCGACGGACGCATCTACCGTCAGGACATTTTTCTCACATTCAAACGCTTCGCAGTATCCTGTCTACTCATCGACACAGAGCATCCCGCATGGTCTGGCCGAGAGTTTACCGTTCAACAGTCAACAGTCACCTGTCTCCCCAACATTCCAGCAGACCTCGAGCAACCCTCCTATCAGTGGAATGGTGGCGCCTCCAGTTTCGAGTCCAATGACACCCTTCGGGCTACCCTTCGACCCAAGCGAccccaacatcttcaacttcaacatcGATGGTCTGAACTTTGGGAGTCACTACGGGGCGATGGAGTTTGGAATGCTGGGCCACATGTCATCAAGTGCTGCCGATACCCCACCGCAAGAATCTGGCATGGGTCAACAGCCAGGCGATGTGCATTTTGGGGCCGGGTTGTTTGGGAGCCATTTCGACAACCGCATGCTGCCGGAGTTTCTGGGTCTGGATGCAGGCGCCAACGGCATCTACTCGCAAGGGAACCTGCAACATGGTCTCCCTCACGCCTACGCGATACCAGCTGGCCCAACTAGTCTTCAGAGTCCCAGCACCGAGAACAACAGCCCACAGCCTACCACCTTTGGCTTTGACGACCGACCATCACCGACCATGTCACAATACCCCAACGCTCCCGGAGCCAAGAGCTCATCAAACAGCCGTCCGTCAAAGCTGAGAAAGCTCGACAAGGTGGCCATTCTGCAAAAACGCCAGCGCGACCCGTCGTACATTTATGACACGGTCAAGAAGTCGTTTGACTATGTTGGCAGCTTCCACAAACTCTTTGAAGTTTTGTCCAGTCGGTTTTCCCAACCTCATGCTGCTCGCATAGCCAAGTCGTTAGCTGCCATCCGACCAGCCCTCCTCGCGTCCACACGAAACTTGACGACGCAAGACCTCATCTTTATGGAGCAGTGCTTCCAACGAACGCTATTCGAGTACGAAGACTTCATGACGCAGTCTTCAAGTCCCACCCTTGCCTGTCGGCGCACGGGCGAGATCGCGGGCGTGAACAAGGAGTTTACTGCCCTGACAGGGTGGACCAAGGACGTCCTGCTGGGGAAGGAACCAAaccgcaacaccaacctcggcGGGACAGGGGTGCGGACCACCCCGCGGCTCAAGAGCCTCAACGAGACCAGCGCAGAGAACGGCGGCGCCGTGAGCGGTCCGAGACCGGTGTTTCTTGCTGAGCTGATGGACCACGAGAGCGCGGTGGAGTTTTACGAGGATTACTCGCAACTTGCGTTTGGGGAcagcagagggaggatgacgaggaagtgCAGGTTGCTCAAGTACCGGACTGATAAGCCGGCTgtgggtggcggtggtggtgcgggggaggaggagaggaagccgGATCCGAGCGCCGCGCCGCTGCAACAGGAAAAGGACTCGAGGCATAGTATTTTGAGCAACAGGGTGGCGAAAATTGATGGGGAGCATGGGATTTcgaagctggagagggatgggaagCTAGAGTGCAGTTATACTTGGACGATTAAGAGGGATATGTTTGATATGCCGATGTTGTTTGTTATTAAc TTTTTACCATGTTACTACCGGAATCATAACCAATTGGCGGTTTAA
- the FMP52 gene encoding Protein fmp52, mitochondrial (COG:T; EggNog:ENOG503P35E), with protein sequence MSQQPTLLIGSTGLVGSHILSTLLSSSVPVTTISRRPPKTPGPTLTPIIESNTDLWTSSLSSLAPPPKTVISALGTTRTAAGGIANQWKIDHDLNVALARAAKDSGTKTFVFVSSGGTRGLFSNYVPYSKMKIGVEDTIKELGFEHAVILRPGLILGEREQARLGEGQAQGVVKAIGRWFGRGVVDRFAQEGEVIARAAVKAVEMIEGGRAPSKYWILEQNDIVRLGREEWKGETK encoded by the coding sequence atgtcccaacaaccaacactcCTAATCGGCTCAACAGGCCTAGTAGGCTCCcacatcctctccaccctcctctcctcctccgtccccgTCACCACAATCTCCCGccgcccccccaaaacccccggcccaaccctcacccccatcatcgaATCCAACACCGACCTCTGgacctcctccctttcctcacTCGCCCCCCCGCCCAAAACAGTCATCTCCGCCCTCGGCACCACCCGCACCGCCGCAGGCGGCATAGCAAACCAGTGGAAAATCGACCACGACCTCAACGTCGCCCTGGCCAGAGCAGCGAAAGATTCTGGAACCAAAACCTTTGTTTTTGTGTCTAGCGGTGGGACGAGGGGTTTGTTCAGCAATTATGTGCCGTACAGCAAGATGAAGattggggtggaggatacGATCAAGGAGTTGGGGTTTGAGCACGCGGTGATACTCAGGCCGGGGTTGATactgggggagagggagcaggctaggcttggggaggggcaggcgCAGGGGGTGGTCAAAGCGATTGGGcggtggtttgggaggggggtggtggacaggTTTgcgcaggagggggaggttatTGCGCGGGCGGCGGtgaaggcggtggagatgattgagggggggagggcgccGAGTAAATACTGGATTTTGGAGCAGAATGATAttgtgaggttggggagggaggagtggaagggggagacgaagtaa